The following proteins are encoded in a genomic region of Pseudoxanthomonas suwonensis 11-1:
- the xth gene encoding exodeoxyribonuclease III has protein sequence MPRRKPRVLKLATFNVNGIGPRLPHLLLWLEREQPDVVALQELKARDEAFPAAEIEAAGYGAIWHGEHRWNGVALLGRGVTPIESRRGLPGDRSDSQSRYIEAAVHGVVVGALYLPNGNPQPGPKFDYKLKWMARLARHVATLVDLPHPAVLMGDFNVIPTDEDVYDPKSWKRDALIQPEVREAYAKLLAQGWTDALREVYGEERVYTFWDYFRQHFERDRGLRIDHLLLNPALAPGLEEAGVDRWVRALEKPSDHAPTWIRVKLPG, from the coding sequence ATGCCCCGCCGCAAGCCACGCGTACTGAAGCTGGCCACCTTCAACGTCAACGGCATCGGCCCGCGGCTGCCGCACCTGCTGCTGTGGCTGGAGCGCGAGCAGCCGGACGTGGTCGCGCTGCAGGAGCTGAAGGCGCGGGACGAGGCGTTCCCGGCGGCGGAGATCGAGGCGGCGGGCTATGGCGCGATCTGGCATGGCGAGCACCGCTGGAACGGGGTGGCGCTGCTGGGACGCGGGGTCACGCCCATCGAGAGCCGGCGCGGGCTGCCGGGCGACCGCAGTGACAGCCAGAGCCGCTACATCGAGGCGGCGGTGCACGGGGTTGTCGTGGGCGCGCTGTACCTGCCCAACGGCAATCCGCAGCCGGGGCCGAAGTTCGACTACAAGCTCAAGTGGATGGCGCGCCTGGCGCGGCACGTCGCGACCCTGGTCGACCTGCCGCATCCGGCGGTACTGATGGGCGACTTCAACGTGATCCCGACCGACGAGGACGTCTACGACCCGAAGTCGTGGAAGCGTGACGCGCTGATCCAGCCGGAGGTGCGCGAGGCCTACGCGAAGCTGCTGGCCCAGGGCTGGACCGATGCCCTGCGCGAGGTGTACGGCGAGGAGCGGGTCTACACGTTCTGGGACTATTTCCGCCAGCACTTCGAACGCGATCGCGGCTTGCGCATCGACCACCTGCTGCTCAACCCGGCGCTGGCGCCGGGCCTGGAGGAAGCCGGGGTGGACCGCTGGGTGCGGGCGCTGGAGAAGCCCAGCGACCATGCCCCGACATGGATAAGGGTGAAGCTGCCGGGCTAG